The following proteins are co-located in the Tenrec ecaudatus isolate mTenEca1 chromosome 11, mTenEca1.hap1, whole genome shotgun sequence genome:
- the LOC142460895 gene encoding small ubiquitin-related modifier 2-like, which yields MADEKSKEGVRTENNDHINLKVAGQDGSVVQFKIKRHTPLSKLMKAYCERQDLSMRQIRFRFDGQPINETDTPAQLEMEDEDTIDVFQQQTGGVF from the coding sequence ATGGCCGACGAGAAATCCAAGGAAGGAGTCAGGACTGAGAACAACGATCATATTAATTTGAAGGTGGCGGGGCAGGATGGTTCCGTGGTGCAATTTAAGATTAAGAGGCATACGCCACTTAGCAAACTAATGAAAGCCTATTGTGAACGACAGGATTTGTCAATGAGGCAGATCAGATTCCGATTTGacggacagccaatcaatgaaacagacacacctgcacagttggaaatggaggatgaagatacaattgatgtgttccagcagcagacaggaggcgtcTTTTAA